The following are encoded in a window of Terriglobales bacterium genomic DNA:
- the hisF gene encoding imidazole glycerol phosphate synthase subunit HisF yields the protein MLTKRIIACLDVDAGRVVKGTKFLNLRDAGDPAELARAHSESGADEIVLLDISATHENRGTLIDTVKRTARELFIPFTVGGGIRTLEDAAAIFDAGADKISINSAAVRDPSLIERIAARFGSQAVVVAIDARSNGAGTNYDVLVAGGRTPTGRKALEWAQEAEQHGAGEILLTSMDRDGTGAGFDCRLTEAVSSAVAIPVIASGGAGTSNHFVEVFATGRADAALAASVFHFGVQDIRELKAFLQSKNIPMRLPC from the coding sequence ATGCTGACGAAACGAATCATTGCGTGTCTGGATGTCGACGCTGGACGGGTAGTAAAGGGAACTAAGTTCCTGAACCTGCGCGACGCTGGCGATCCTGCCGAGCTCGCTCGAGCCCACAGCGAGTCCGGAGCGGACGAGATCGTTCTGCTCGACATTTCGGCGACACATGAGAATCGCGGCACTCTCATCGATACGGTCAAACGCACGGCACGAGAACTGTTCATTCCCTTCACGGTCGGCGGAGGGATTCGCACACTTGAGGATGCTGCGGCGATCTTCGATGCTGGTGCGGATAAGATCAGCATTAATTCCGCCGCAGTGCGGGATCCGAGCCTGATCGAGCGGATTGCCGCGCGCTTTGGGTCACAGGCCGTGGTGGTTGCTATTGATGCAAGAAGCAACGGTGCTGGAACCAATTACGACGTTCTGGTCGCAGGTGGCCGCACGCCGACAGGACGCAAAGCGCTTGAGTGGGCTCAAGAAGCCGAACAACACGGCGCGGGGGAGATTCTGCTTACATCCATGGACCGCGATGGTACTGGAGCCGGATTCGATTGTCGCCTAACCGAGGCCGTCAGTTCAGCAGTTGCGATTCCCGTGATCGCCTCTGGCGGCGCTGGAACGAGCAATCACTTCGTTGAAGTCTTCGCGACTGGCCGCGCGGACGCAGCGCTTGCTGCTTCAGTGTTCCACTTCGGGGTACAGGACATTCGTGAACTCAAGGCATTTCTACAATCGAAAAACATTCCGATGAGGCTGCCGTGCTGA
- the hisI gene encoding phosphoribosyl-AMP cyclohydrolase, with the protein MKEIDFKKMDGLVPVVVQDNVNGELLMVGFANSEAYEKTLESGYVTFFSRTRQKLWMKGETSGNRLRVISAATDCDNDCLLFRVEVEGDGLVCHEGTRSCFTKSIALTAAPEEVR; encoded by the coding sequence ATGAAGGAAATCGATTTCAAGAAGATGGACGGCCTTGTACCTGTGGTCGTTCAGGACAACGTTAACGGCGAGCTGCTGATGGTAGGATTCGCCAATTCGGAAGCGTACGAGAAGACGCTGGAATCTGGTTACGTAACGTTTTTCAGCCGCACGCGCCAAAAGCTGTGGATGAAAGGCGAGACCTCTGGGAACCGACTCCGCGTGATCTCCGCCGCTACGGACTGCGACAACGATTGCCTTCTCTTCCGCGTAGAAGTCGAAGGCGATGGGCTCGTGTGCCACGAGGGCACGCGATCGTGCTTCACCAAGAGCATCGCGCTTACGGCCGCGCCTGAGGAAGTCCGATGA
- the hisG gene encoding ATP phosphoribosyltransferase, translating to MRIRLGIPKGSLQDATVALFARAGFNIYANGRSYFPSIDDPEIECMLIRAQEMARYVEHGFLDAGLTGRDWVLESGLEVETVTDLVYAKQSRGKVRWVLAVPQDSRFERPEDLRNCIIATELVNTTKNYFASKNVPVKVEFSWGATEVKPPILADAIVEVTETGSSLRANRLRIIETVCESQTQLIANKAAWQSAEKRKKIENIALMLRGAIDAQGRVGLMLNVRKRDLNNVLAVLPALNSPTISELNDRDWVAVNTILEESVVRDVLPKLKDANASGIVEYPLNKIVM from the coding sequence ATGAGGATCCGGCTTGGAATTCCTAAGGGCAGCCTGCAGGATGCAACGGTAGCATTGTTCGCGCGTGCCGGCTTCAATATCTACGCAAACGGCCGCTCGTACTTCCCTTCCATCGACGATCCAGAGATTGAGTGCATGCTGATTCGCGCGCAGGAGATGGCGCGCTATGTGGAGCATGGCTTCCTGGATGCCGGACTCACAGGCCGAGATTGGGTTCTCGAAAGCGGACTCGAAGTGGAGACCGTTACCGACCTTGTTTATGCGAAACAAAGCCGAGGCAAAGTACGCTGGGTACTTGCAGTTCCACAGGATTCCCGTTTTGAGAGGCCCGAAGACTTGAGAAATTGCATCATCGCCACGGAGTTGGTGAATACGACCAAGAATTACTTCGCGTCGAAGAATGTTCCGGTAAAGGTCGAGTTTTCGTGGGGAGCGACGGAAGTAAAGCCTCCGATCCTGGCCGATGCCATTGTGGAAGTCACGGAAACCGGCAGTTCTCTTCGCGCCAATCGGCTGCGCATCATCGAGACCGTTTGTGAGTCGCAGACGCAGCTCATCGCCAACAAGGCAGCATGGCAATCCGCCGAGAAGCGAAAGAAGATCGAGAACATCGCGCTTATGCTGCGCGGCGCCATCGACGCTCAAGGGCGCGTTGGACTGATGCTCAATGTGCGGAAACGCGATCTGAATAACGTTCTGGCGGTTTTGCCTGCATTGAATAGTCCGACGATCTCTGAGTTGAACGACCGTGACTGGGTGGCCGTGAACACGATCCTCGAAGAAAGCGTCGTACGCGACGTGTTGCCCAAGCTGAAAGATGCGAATGCCAGCGGCATTGTGGAGTATCCGTTGAACAAAATCGTGATGTGA
- the hisD gene encoding histidinol dehydrogenase — translation MKLITSKRGAAVLKRLANRGALDLARVEKTVAKIVADVRKKGDGALFHYSRKFDGLTSKAFRLGESEIDGAWRQVSSEFRAALETAAENIRRFAEWQKPQEWMRDVQSGVRLGQMIRPLESVGCYVPGGRHPLPSTLLMTVIPAQIAGVSRIVVVSPRPAPETLAAASLLGIKEFYSIGGAQAIAALAYGTKTIPRVSKIVGPGNVFVTAAKKLVAFDCSIDMLAGPTEVVIVSDVGNACFIAADLVAQAEHDPDALAIFITSNVKLAKQVVEETERQSAANNVARQSLRKNGYAVVTSSPEESIRIANELAPEHITVASQRDVLEIESAGSVFVGDYSPQAAGDYAAGPNHVLPTGGSARFRAGLSVNDFVKLITVQEFTAKGLQTIARDVSTLAQAEGLVAHAQSIAVRVGA, via the coding sequence ATGAAGCTCATCACCAGCAAACGCGGTGCAGCTGTGCTCAAGCGATTAGCGAATCGCGGCGCGCTTGATCTTGCGCGGGTGGAGAAGACCGTTGCAAAGATCGTCGCCGATGTCAGAAAGAAGGGCGATGGAGCACTGTTTCACTACAGCCGCAAGTTCGATGGCCTGACTAGCAAGGCGTTTCGTCTCGGCGAGTCGGAGATCGACGGTGCGTGGCGTCAAGTGAGTTCGGAGTTTCGCGCTGCGCTCGAAACCGCTGCGGAGAACATCCGTCGTTTTGCCGAGTGGCAGAAGCCGCAGGAGTGGATGCGCGATGTTCAGAGCGGCGTACGACTAGGACAAATGATTCGTCCGCTCGAGTCAGTAGGATGCTACGTGCCTGGCGGACGTCATCCCCTGCCTTCAACGCTCCTAATGACCGTAATCCCGGCGCAGATTGCTGGTGTGTCGCGAATCGTCGTGGTCTCTCCACGTCCCGCTCCTGAGACGTTAGCGGCGGCATCGCTACTCGGCATCAAAGAGTTCTACTCGATAGGCGGTGCGCAGGCCATTGCTGCGCTTGCCTACGGTACGAAGACAATTCCCCGCGTCAGCAAAATCGTCGGCCCAGGAAATGTGTTTGTTACGGCGGCGAAGAAGCTGGTCGCATTCGACTGCTCCATCGATATGCTTGCCGGACCAACCGAAGTTGTAATCGTCAGCGACGTGGGAAATGCATGTTTTATCGCAGCGGATTTGGTGGCACAGGCTGAGCACGATCCGGATGCCCTCGCAATCTTCATTACCTCGAACGTGAAGCTCGCGAAGCAAGTAGTCGAGGAGACTGAGCGCCAGTCGGCGGCGAACAACGTTGCGCGGCAGTCACTCAGAAAAAATGGCTACGCAGTCGTGACGTCGTCGCCCGAAGAATCAATTCGAATCGCGAACGAGCTCGCTCCGGAACACATCACGGTAGCTTCGCAACGAGATGTACTTGAAATCGAATCCGCGGGATCGGTCTTTGTCGGCGACTACTCGCCGCAAGCTGCGGGCGACTACGCCGCCGGCCCGAACCATGTTCTTCCCACTGGAGGTTCGGCGCGCTTCCGAGCCGGCTTGAGCGTAAACGACTTCGTGAAGCTCATTACCGTCCAGGAGTTCACCGCGAAAGGACTGCAGACCATCGCGCGCGACGTCAGCACGTTGGCCCAGGCAGAAGGGCTCGTAGCGCATGCGCAGTCGATTGCCGTGAGGGTGGGCGCGTAA
- the hisC gene encoding histidinol-phosphate transaminase, with translation MEKVLQARTAVRDMKEYHPPLSGRDGLRLDFNENTEAPSPRIAEVLRQIAAGELTKYPERAPTERLMAEFLRLAHDQVLLTNGVDEAIHLLCETYLEPGDEVLIVVPTFSMYEIYAQSTGAKVTAIQANPERGFRFPVEIILSSITGRTRMIVLASPNNPTGSVASRADLLRIADAAPEAAVLVDEAYYDFWGETVLDGVARFPNLFVARTFSKAYGLAGLRIGVLAGNSIQMPMVRKVASPYNVNGIALACLPHAIADREFLADYVRQVKQGRARLMIQLTCHQVPYWISQANFVLANIGPMHKDFVSEMRNRGILVRDRSNDPGCNGCVRMTVGTVEHTERLLMALPEVLKAIGWSPAAENRASTTTGSAG, from the coding sequence ATGGAGAAGGTTCTGCAGGCACGAACCGCGGTGCGAGACATGAAGGAATACCATCCCCCGCTTAGCGGAAGAGATGGTCTGCGTCTCGACTTCAACGAGAATACAGAGGCTCCATCGCCGCGCATTGCGGAAGTGTTGAGGCAGATTGCAGCCGGCGAACTCACGAAGTATCCGGAACGCGCTCCTACGGAGCGTCTGATGGCCGAATTTCTCAGGCTTGCACACGACCAGGTGTTGCTCACCAATGGCGTCGACGAGGCAATTCACTTGCTCTGCGAAACATACCTTGAGCCTGGTGACGAAGTGCTGATCGTTGTTCCGACGTTCTCGATGTATGAGATCTACGCGCAGAGCACTGGCGCGAAGGTGACTGCAATTCAGGCCAATCCCGAGCGGGGATTCCGATTTCCTGTGGAGATCATCCTAAGCTCCATTACGGGAAGAACTCGGATGATTGTTCTCGCAAGCCCCAACAATCCTACGGGCTCCGTCGCTTCACGAGCGGATTTGCTGCGTATTGCGGATGCGGCTCCAGAAGCCGCAGTGCTAGTCGATGAGGCTTACTACGACTTCTGGGGAGAGACTGTGCTTGATGGGGTCGCACGCTTTCCCAATCTCTTCGTGGCGAGGACGTTTTCTAAGGCATATGGATTAGCAGGGTTGCGTATCGGCGTGCTTGCCGGAAATAGCATTCAGATGCCTATGGTGCGCAAAGTCGCTTCGCCCTACAACGTGAATGGAATCGCACTCGCCTGCTTACCGCATGCAATCGCCGATCGGGAGTTTCTCGCAGACTATGTCCGGCAGGTCAAACAAGGGCGTGCGCGTTTGATGATTCAGCTCACGTGTCATCAAGTTCCATATTGGATCAGCCAGGCTAACTTTGTGCTGGCCAACATAGGTCCTATGCACAAGGACTTCGTCTCTGAAATGCGGAATCGCGGCATTCTCGTGCGTGACCGCAGCAACGATCCGGGATGCAATGGATGTGTTCGTATGACTGTGGGCACGGTGGAACACACCGAACGCCTGCTAATGGCTCTGCCGGAAGTATTGAAAGCGATAGGCTGGTCGCCCGCTGCGGAGAATCGGGCCAGCACCACAACAGGAAGCGCAGGATGA
- a CDS encoding 1-(5-phosphoribosyl)-5-[(5-phosphoribosylamino)methylideneamino] imidazole-4-carboxamide isomerase, whose product MLIPSIDLMGGKIVQLVQGERKALEFGNFAEWVDRFMKFPMVQVIDLDAAMGNGSNHAMVKDFCAELPCQVGGGLRTLEKVRAALSDGARKAIIGSSLFTVDGVNSEFAKALAEELGPERLIFAVDSRGGFVSVKGWKQSTRLRPADAIQQLEAFCSAFLYTHIDTEGLMQGFPFEILDDLRAATGNKLIVAGGITTSGEIDRLDRMGIDAVVGMAIYTGTLAV is encoded by the coding sequence GTGCTGATCCCCTCCATCGACCTGATGGGCGGCAAGATCGTTCAACTCGTACAAGGCGAGCGCAAGGCGCTCGAGTTCGGGAACTTCGCCGAGTGGGTCGATCGCTTCATGAAGTTTCCGATGGTTCAAGTTATTGATCTCGATGCCGCAATGGGAAATGGCAGCAATCATGCGATGGTGAAAGACTTCTGCGCCGAACTTCCCTGTCAGGTTGGCGGAGGCTTGCGCACCCTCGAAAAGGTTCGGGCAGCACTCTCGGACGGGGCACGCAAGGCGATCATCGGCTCTTCCCTCTTCACTGTGGACGGAGTAAATAGCGAATTTGCCAAGGCTCTCGCCGAGGAGCTCGGGCCCGAGCGCCTCATTTTTGCTGTCGATTCGCGAGGTGGATTTGTGTCGGTTAAGGGATGGAAACAGAGCACAAGACTTCGTCCGGCTGACGCTATCCAGCAACTTGAAGCTTTTTGCTCAGCATTCCTCTACACGCATATTGATACAGAAGGTCTGATGCAGGGATTTCCTTTTGAAATTCTAGATGATCTTCGCGCCGCAACCGGCAACAAATTGATCGTGGCCGGCGGCATAACGACGAGCGGAGAAATCGATAGGCTCGATCGAATGGGCATAGATGCCGTTGTGGGAATGGCCATCTACACCGGCACACTTGCAGTGTGA
- the hisB gene encoding imidazoleglycerol-phosphate dehydratase HisB produces the protein MRTARLKRKTTETQIDLSLNIDGRGKYEVSTGIRFFDHMLELFARHGAFDLHLRCNGDLDVDQHHSVEDVGIALGEAFDKALGNRKGILRAGYFLMTMDETLGMAAVDLSGRAVAVIDPKVRTRLVGDFQSELAHDFFEGFARGARANVHVKTLYGRSNHHKLEALFKAFARALRFACSRDKRLAKMLPSTKGLL, from the coding sequence ATGAGAACCGCCCGGCTAAAACGCAAGACGACCGAAACGCAGATCGACCTTTCGCTCAACATCGATGGACGCGGCAAGTATGAGGTGTCAACCGGTATACGTTTCTTCGATCACATGCTGGAGTTGTTCGCTCGTCATGGAGCTTTTGATCTGCACCTGCGCTGCAACGGCGATCTCGATGTCGATCAGCACCACAGCGTTGAAGATGTGGGTATCGCACTCGGTGAAGCATTCGATAAGGCGCTCGGAAATCGCAAAGGCATTCTACGCGCCGGATATTTCCTGATGACGATGGATGAAACTTTAGGAATGGCTGCGGTTGATCTAAGCGGACGAGCGGTTGCAGTAATAGATCCGAAGGTTCGCACGCGTCTCGTCGGCGATTTCCAGTCGGAGCTGGCGCATGACTTCTTCGAAGGCTTTGCTCGTGGCGCGCGAGCCAATGTTCACGTAAAGACGCTGTATGGCCGCTCGAATCATCACAAGCTCGAAGCGCTATTCAAGGCATTCGCCAGGGCGCTGCGTTTTGCCTGCTCGCGCGACAAGCGACTCGCGAAGATGTTGCCCAGCACCAAGGGACTGCTGTGA
- the hisH gene encoding imidazole glycerol phosphate synthase subunit HisH, with translation MIAIVDYKAGNLMSVKKALEHLGLRATVTDDPKLVSSADKVILPGVGHFAATAELDRTGLRESVQERIAAGKPFLGICVGMQWMMAGSSEAPDVPGLGAIQANCERFQSRDLKVPHVGWNQIAKVRDCRLLNGIDSGSFVYYSHSYCAPLTADTVATTDYCETYSAAVENGNLFGVQFHPEKSGPVGLRLLRNFCDL, from the coding sequence GTGATCGCCATTGTTGATTACAAAGCCGGCAATCTGATGTCGGTAAAGAAGGCTTTAGAACACTTAGGTCTGAGAGCCACTGTCACGGATGATCCAAAGCTGGTAAGCAGTGCGGATAAAGTCATTCTTCCCGGCGTGGGGCACTTCGCTGCCACTGCGGAACTGGACCGCACTGGCTTGCGCGAGTCTGTGCAGGAAAGGATCGCGGCAGGTAAGCCCTTTCTCGGAATCTGTGTCGGAATGCAGTGGATGATGGCTGGCAGCAGCGAGGCTCCCGATGTTCCCGGATTGGGAGCTATCCAAGCAAACTGTGAGCGGTTTCAGTCGCGCGATTTGAAAGTGCCGCACGTTGGGTGGAATCAGATCGCCAAAGTACGTGATTGCCGGCTGCTCAATGGCATCGACTCGGGATCATTCGTTTATTACTCCCACTCCTACTGCGCGCCTCTTACTGCAGACACGGTTGCGACGACGGACTACTGCGAAACTTACTCAGCGGCGGTCGAGAACGGCAATCTCTTTGGCGTGCAGTTCCATCCTGAAAAATCTGGGCCGGTTGGTTTGCGGTTGCTCAGAAACTTCTGCGATCTCTGA